TAGAAATCGTTCATGTTGCAATTATATAGGTTTTTATTACTAAAACAATTCTTCCAAATTTTATGATGTTTAAAAAAAAAAACTTGTAATACATTTTTTTTTTAATATCTACAAAATTTAGAAATATTATTTTTTCTTACTTTTTGATAGTTATATACCTACCAATTTTTTCTCTTGATTTTATAGAATTTGATTTAATATATATTAACCAAAAGAAATAGATTAAAAATCTTTCCAATATTATAATTTAAAATACATACATATATATTATTAAATTAAAATTAAAATTAAAATATCTATTTTATCTTAAACTTTACATACAAATAAATTAAAATTTAAAATTGAATATTGTAAGCAAATAATAAAATATAAAGATTAACAAAATTTAATTCTTAAATACAATTTAAGTTTTAATTTTTTTTTGTACATGTCACAGAAAAACACCTAGTATATTCAAAAGTGTGGAGTAATGGGCTTAAGTGATGACGGGTAAGAACATGGACAGCTCGATCTAGGGGTTATTACCGCTCTAGAGACCTGCTTCTTGCTACGATGAATTGAATCAAATCCGTAAACAAGAAAAAGAGAAAGCTCTCTGGTTTTTATTAATAAAATTATGTATCTTAAAAGCCAAAGCTAAAGATCTATATATAGGGATTGATTCTCATAGTCACAACCGACTTAGAAAGATCATTCATATTCTAAAAAGGAAAACTAAAACATTGAGACTTTAGAAAAAGTAAAACAAAGGAAAACTATGAAAAGGAAAACTTGCAAAAGACGTTAAGGTTATGGCGGTGTAGGTGTAGATGCTGCTGCATCAGGTCTCTCCGGGCGAGAAGGATTCGACCTCAATCTGGAACCGGATCAGGTGGGAAGTAACGTGAAACGTACTTCACATTGAAGACGTCCGAAGTAGTAATCTCCGCTGGAAGTTGGAGGCGGTAAGAGTTGTCATTTATACGCTTAGTAATCTTGACATGTCCAATTTTCTTTGTTTTTAGTTTATTGTAAGCGTGAAACAGCATACGATCACGTGTAAGGACAACCCAGACAAGATCTCCGACCTCAAAAACAAGACGGCGACGATGTAAGTCGGCTGCAGATTTGTACTGAGAAACAAAAACTTCTATATTTGCGTTGACTTGTGCGTGAGTATCCAAGATAGCGTCAACAAAAGCTTCAGCTCCTCCATGTAAGCGAACACGATCAGGAAGAGAAGAAAGGTCTGGTGGACCTCGAGGGACAATACCATAAATGATGTTAAACGAACTAAAACCGGTGCTTCTGTTAAGAGCGTGGTTGTGAGCAAATTCCGCTTGGGGAAGCTTGGAATCCCATGATTTGATAGAAGAACCCACCAAGCAATGCAAAAGATTTCCCAAAGAACGGTTAGTGACTTCTGTTTGACCATCGGTTTGAGGATGATAGGTTAAGCTCATATCAAGACTGGTGTCATGTAGTTTTCACAAAGATCGCCAAAAATGGCCAAAGAACCGAGAATCGCGATCTGAAACAATTAATAGTGGAATACTGTGGAGACGATAAATCTCTCGGAAAAATAAAGTGACGACTTGAACTGCATCAGTTGTACGTTTGCATGGAATAGAATGCACAATCTTTGAAAAGCGGTCAACAACGACAAATATCGAATCGTAGCCTTTTTGTGTCCGCGGAAGATCCATGACAAAATCCATACATATGTCTGTCCAAGGCTGAGTAGGAACGGGCAAAGGCAGATACAATCCGGCGTTAGTAGCTTGGCCCTTCGAAGTTTGACAAGTAACACAATGTTATACGAAGCGTTCTACATCACGACGCAGAGAAGGCCAAATATAAGATGTTGCTACCAAGTGTAGTGTTCGATCACGGCCAATGTGTCCTTCACCATGGAGTTCGGAGATGAGTTGAAGATGGAGACTACACTCCGGAATGCACAAACGGTTATCGTGAAACAAGAATCCATCGTAAATGAAGTAAGGAGCTGATGATCCAACCGTGACAGCTTCCCATATCGGCCAAAAAATCCATCGGTTGGATAAAGATCCGTAAATGAACTGAATCCTAGAACTGAGACGTGTAGTACTGCCAGTAACGAATGAAGTCTACTTAAGGCATCTGCGACTTTGTTTATAACTCCATAAGTATGCTTGATAACAAAGGTAAACTGCTGGAGATAAGAGATCCGAGACGCATGTCGAGATGAAAATTTGTCCTGGTTGCCGAGGTATTTAAGTGCATCATTGTCTGTATAGAGAACAAATTTCTTATGAAATAAATAGTGTCTCCAATGCTTGATGGCTTGGATAATGGCATAGAATTTGATATCGTATGTACATTATCGTAAACGAGCGCCAGATGTTTTCTCGCTAAAGAATGTGATAGGACGATTGTGTTGACTAAGAACTGCTCCAACACCGGTTTTAGAAGCATCGCAGTGAAGTTCAAATACCAACGTGAAGTCGGGAAGAGCGAGAATGGGTGCAGATGTGAGCTTATCTTTGATGATGTTAAAAGCGTTTGTTGCTGCGGGGGTCCAAACGAAAGTACCAGTCCGAATGCAATCGGTCAACAGAGCCATAATAGAGCTGAAGTGTGGCACAAAACGTCGATAGAATGATGCCAGTCCGTGAAAGCTTCGTGCTTCAGAAATTGTTGTAGGTTGCAGCCATGGTTTTATTGCAGATACTTTGTCGGGATCGACGGCCAGACTAGTAGCATAAACAATATAGCCCAAAAAGTGAACCTGAGGAGAACCAAACGAGCACTTCTTCATTGTTGCAAATAGTTTGTCACGACGTAAGACATAAAGGACCTCTCACAGATGTACTATATGATCCTCGAGAGATAGACTAAAAGATAAGTATGTCATCGAAGTAGACGACCACAAATTTGCCAATGAAAGGTCGCAAGGCTTGATTCGTGACGCTCATGAAAGTACTTGGTGAATTAGGCAAGCCGAAAGGCATGACTAACCATAAAAAAAGGCCTTCTCGAGTTTTAATGGCAGTTTTCCATGTATCACCTTGGTGAATCCGAATCTGATGATAGCCGCTACGTAGGTCGAGTTTGGAAAAAAATCTGGCAGTCCCAATCTGGTCAAGAAGATCATCTAACCGTGGTATTGGAAAGCGATAACGGACATTGATCTTGTTAACATCCCGACTATCTACGCACATACGCAAAGAGCCATCTTTCTTGGGTATTAGTAAAGCTGGTACAGCGCAAGGACTTAAACTTTCACGTAGGAACCCTTTAGAGACCAAGGTTTCAACTTGCTTTCGAATTTTCTCATGCTCGGTAGGACTCATTCGATAATGTGGTCGATTCGGGAGTGCTGCGTCCGGGACAAGGTCAATCTGATGTTGAATATCATGAAGTGGAGGCAACCCAGGTGGTAGATCATCAGGGAAAACATCTGAGAATTCTTGTATGATTGACATAAATTCTGGCTGAATGTGTTGCTCTGTGATCGACGGTGCAGGAGTTGGTATGAGCAGTATGACATG
This genomic interval from Brassica oleracea var. oleracea cultivar TO1000 chromosome C2, BOL, whole genome shotgun sequence contains the following:
- the LOC106324418 gene encoding uncharacterized mitochondrial protein AtMg00860-like — its product is MKKCSFGSPQVHFLGYIVYATSLAVDPDKVSAIKPWLQPTTISEARSFHGLASFYRRFVPHFSSIMALLTDCIRTGTFVWTPAATNAFNIIKDKLTSAPILALPDFTLVFELHCDASKTGVGAVLSQHNRPITFFSEKTSGARLR